TGATTTTCGACCAGGAGAAAGCTGCTGGGCGTGGGGGTTACGGCGCGGTAATGGGTAGTAAGAACCTGAAAGCTATTGCAGTGTACGGTACTAAACCCCTACCAGAACCAGCAGACAAAACAGCCTGGAAAACACTCTTCGATGCTCTCGTGGCGAGGAACATACAGAGATACGAAGCCTATAGGCGCTGGGGTACAGCGAGAGGTCTCTGGCAGTTCGGCTGGTGGACCGCCAGCCTATGTATCAGGAACTGGCAGGACGAGTGGCACGAGAGGTTAGAGGCTGGCCCTCACATGTACGAGCACGGCCTTTGGGTCAGAGTCTTCTGGTCTAGGTGCTGGGGCTGCGTCCAGCATTGCTACAAGACTGCGGTGGTTGTTGAGCCGGGGAAGCATGAGAGACTGGTAAGCGAGCTTCCAGACTACGAGAACCAGGCCACGCAGGGCTCGATAGGCGACATCTGGGACCCTGACGAGATATGCAAGAACACTACGCTGTGTAACGAGCTTGGTTTTGATACGATTGGTATTGGGAATACAGTGGCTTTTGCTTTCGAGCTTTACGAGAAGGGGATTTTAACTAGGGAGGATACTGGTGGGCTTGAGTTGAAGTGGGGTGATGCGAATGCTTGGAGAGCTTTCCACGAAATGATTGCCGCAAGGAAAGGAATTGGTGCTGTTTTCGCTGAAGGACAGTATAGAGCGGCACTTGAAATTGCAAGGAGGAAGAACCTCCCACCCGAGAAAGTCCTCTACTACGCAATCCAGTGCAAAGGAATCGAGTGGGGAGCACACGGCATAAGAAGCACACTCGACTACACTCGCTGGACAATCACTTACGCAGTTAGCGTACAAGGAGGAGACCACACCTCCATCGCCAGCCCCAGACTCGAAGACTTCGAGCGAGGACCGATCATCAACGACACTGCAATGTTCTGCTCCTTCACCGCGCCCCCGATAGACCACGCTGCGATGTGGCTGACTGCTGTGACGGGCTGGAGCTACTCCGTAGATACGCTGAACACTATTGCTCTCAGAACTATTATGATTCAGCGTGCGGCTTTGCTGCTTGGTGGGCCGGATGTGAGGTGGTACGATGAGGCTACTGGGAGGGCGATTGACGAGAATCCTGGAAGAATGAGGGAAGAACCACTACCTTCAGGGCCTGTGAAAGGCAGGAAAGTTGACCCCGCTACTTTCCAGGCTGAGTTGAAGACATACTACGAGACTCACGGCTACGATGAGAAAGGTATACCGAAGTCTGAAGTCCTCCTCGCACTCGGCCTCAAAGACGTCGACGACGCACTCAAAAAACTCAGAAAGTAAATTAGAGAAAAACTAAATTAGAAAAACAAATATATTTTTCTATATATTGTGGGATTGCTATGAGCCTAACGCGCAGGGAGTTCGCGGCATTTATCGCGAAGTTCGCCGTGCTCACAGGCATCGCAGCTGCTATACCCGCAGCCGCTTCTACCCCTCTAAACTACAGGAGGCCGCCCGGAGCTGTCGAGGAGCCGGTGTTCAAGATTGTTTGCGTGCGCTGTGGCCGCTGTGTGAGCGTGTGCCCCCAGAAGATCGTCAGGCAGGTGTCTCCGCTAGAAAACCTAGCCTCTGCTGGTACACCGGTTCTTGTGGAGAATGGGGTCTGCGCCCTCGACTTTGAATGCGATAAAGTTTGCCCCACAGGTGCACTGCAGCTGCTGCCGAAAGAAAAAGCGAAAATGGGCACTGCTACCATAGAGAGGGATAAGTGCATAGGCTGCGGTATCTGCATTAAAGTATGTATGCCGATAGTGGAGGCGATCAGCTGGGAAGACCCGAAGAAGAAAGACAAAGCAGTTGTCGACCCTGCGAAGTGCCTAGGCTGCGGCGCGTGCGTGCCCGAGTGCCCTGTAGAAGCGATCAGCCTGTCCCCCGAGGGGGCGTATAGGCCCCAGTTCCGGTGGCCGAGTAGGTGATAGTTATGAGTAAGCCTGTTGAGAAGAGACCGCTTCCGAAGGTTGTTAAGAGGAGAAAGCTCAAGCCGCTGAGGTACGCGATTCAGACTATCAGCTTTATCGTACTAGTGCTTCTCGTCCCGATAGGGATCCTGGCAGTGCCGGCCGGCATCTGCGCTATACCGGTCGGCGACTTGTGGAGGATAGACTGCCTCTACGGGTTCCTCCAGAGGTTCTTCTCCTCCCCGCTTAACGTGGCGCTGTGGGCGCTCGTAGCGTTCGTCGCGGTGCCATTCCTCGGCTCGCTGCTCCTCGGCAGGGTGTTCTGCGGCTTGATGTGTCCCGTCGGCACGGTTCTCGACCTGCTCGGGAAGGTGAAGCGCGTAAATTACCTGGGGAAGCTGAAACTCAACAGCAAGTACAACAAGTACGCTGTTCTCGCCTCCTTCACCGCTGCGTCTGCAGTAACCGGGTTCCCTGTTTTCTGCACGGTTTGCCCGGTTCGAGGGATATGCACAGCTTACGGGTCGATTAAGCCTGTAGAGCTCACGCTGGCTGCCGTGCCGGTAGCGTTGGAGTTCAGCGAAAAGCGCGCCTGGTGCCGCTACTTCTGCCCCATTGGCGGCGCTATAGGCCTTGCGGGCTTCAGGAAGACTCTCGGCTTGAGGATCAATCCTGAGAAGTGCATCAAGTGCAAAGCATGCATGCGCGTCTGCCCTACCGGGGCGATCACCGATGAGAGCTTAGCCACGGGCGATATCTCGAGAACGGAGTGCATCGTCTGCCTTAGGTGCTACGACGTCTGCATGTACGACGCGCTCAAGTTCGGCGCGCTACCGCTACGCTCAGCTAAAAGCGGTAGAGATATTAAGGCGAGCGCTCAAGCAGTCTAGTGCTGAACCCTATCCAAAACCTAAAAGGTGATTTTTTCGTGCAGATAGGCCCTACAGAGATACTTCTAGTCGCCCTCCTAGCGCTACTCCTCTTCGCGCCGCGCAAGCTTCCAGAGCTGGCGAAAGCAGTGCGGGAAGCCGCAGATATCATCAGAGGAAAATCCAAGGAGGAGGAAAGCGAGGAGAAAAAGTAGAAACAACTCACTTAGAGATTATTTTTTCAACTTCGGCTGGGCGCGCTACTCCTGAAAGTACAAGAGTAGAACTTTCAGAAACTAGGATGATATCGCCGTAGTTTAGGAGCTTCGCGAGAGGTCCTTGCCTCCGCGATATCTTCACGCCAGGCTTCCTCTCTATAGTTTGCGTCTTCACGCCCCTTATAGAAAACTTCTTGCATGTTACAGCTCCCTCTGTAACTGTGTACTCGTTCAACGTGCTGAGAACTACAGGTATTAGGACTACGGCGAAGCCCAGAGCCGCCAAGATGTAAGCCGCTAAGATGATAACACCAACGTACCTCGCCAGGATCTCGCCTATAAAAGCGTAGAAGACCATGCGTCTAATTTCCGGGACCAGGTACCAGTTAATGGTAGCGGCCACCGCGAGGAGCAGAGCTCCTAGGAGGTATAGCGGTGCTCCAGCTCTAACCGAGTAGCTACCAGCCCAGAGGATCTTCTCTTCCACGGATCTGGGCATTGAGCTCAATCTTTGAGGCACCGTCAGGTAAAAGCTTATGGGTTAAGCTTCACCTCAAGAGTGCGGAGAAAAATTGAGGAAGGTTAAGTAAAGCTAACCTGAAGCATGCTTGACAATGTAGTCGATGATTCTGCTCACCTCAGGCCTGACGGCCTCCGGCAGAGCACTCTCCTCCGCTGAGAGGAAGCCTCTGAGCAGGATGGCCCTAGCCTCCTCTTCCGTGAAGCCCTTGGACATGAGGTACTCGACCTTCTCTCCGGCTATCATGCCGATCGCAGCCTCGTGGGACAGCTCCACCTCCTGCACTGTCGAAGAGAGGATCGGGATAGCCTCGATGCTCGACACGCTATCCATCAGCACGCCGAGGCACTCGATATGCCCTTTAGCGCGCGGAGCTGTAGCTTTCACCTCGGCTCGAGAGTACACTTTAGCCCCGCCCTTTGCTAGGACTCTCGAGACGAGCTCCGCCGACGCGCCGGGACCCTCCAGGACCGCCCGCCCCCCTATGTCGTACTCGCCGCTGCCGATTCCGGCGATCACTGAGACGAGCTTCGCCCGGGCGCCCTCCGCCAGGTGCACGGTGGGGTAGGTTTGAAGGGAGGCGACGGGGCTGTAGACAGCGTAGTAGCTCAGGTACTCCCCGCCTTCCTCCACCCTCACAGCGGTCCTGGGCCTCACGTAGACACCCTCACCCCACGCGTGGATCATCGCGAAAGCGAGCTTCGCGCCTCTCGCTACGAAGAACTCCGAGATCCCGATGTGCACACCGCCCTTGACGCCGTGGGGGACGAGGCAGCCCGTGGTGACGACAGCTTCGCCGCCCTCATCGACGTAAACGATGTTGTGAGCGAACTGCACTTCCTCGCCGGTGAAGAGGCTGAGGCACGTGTAGATCGGCCACGGCACTTTCACGCCGGGAGGCACGTAGACGTAGTAGCCGAGCTCCTCGCCGTAGCTGTATGCGTAGGCAGTGTACTTGTCAGTCGCAGGGTCGATGATGCTCCACGCGAGCTTCCGCGGGAGCTCATCCTCCTCGAGAGCCCTCCTGAGCGGCTTCACCACAACTCCCAGCTTCGCAAGCTTCGCCGCCATCGCTCTCGCGAACACGGTCTCGCCAACCTGCACGTAGCTCGCCTTCTCGAGCTCCACCCCCACGCGCTGCCTCGCAGACTCCGCCAAGAGCCTGTCAGGCTCCCCCGAGACGATAGCCGCCCGCCCGACTCTGAACTTCGAGAGGTCGACGTCGACGCCGAAGGGCGCGGGCTTGGTGAGCGCGGCCCTCACCCTCTCACTGCTCACAAACCCCACCAAACCCCCTCTTCCTGAGCTTGTCTAAGAGGCTTTCCGCATCCCCCTTGCAAGCTATCCTGCCGTCAACCAGGACGTGGGCAGGCACGCTGCCGAGGAGCGATGCCAGCATCTGCGTGTGCGTGACGACAATTACTGACGAGTTGAACTCCGCCGCCATGTACCTGACTGCTTCCGCGATCAGCGAGACACTATCCACATCCACGCCGCTGTCCGGCTCGTCCAGCAGAGCGACCTTCGGCCTCAGGAGCGCTGTCAGGAACACCTCGGCCCTCTTCCGCTCCCCGCCGCTGAAGCCGCGGAAGGCATCCCTGCCGAGGAGGTGGCCCAGCCCGAGTAAGCTGGCCAGCTCCTCGAAGTGGGGCTTCGTGCCGAAGCGCTCGGCAAGCATCGCGGCAAGCTTCCCGAGGGGGATGCCGGTGAGCTCCGGCGGGATCTGGTAGGCAAGCACAAGCCCGAGCCTTGCTCTCTCGTAGGCTGGTAGCCCCGTGACCTCGACCCCTCCCAAAGCGATCCTCCCGCGCGTAACCCTAACCCTCGGAAGCCCCGCGATCGCGGAAAGCAGCGTCGTCTTCCCCGCGCCGTTCGGGCCGAGAAGCAGGTGGATTTCGCCCTCGCCCACCTCGAGGTCAACACCCTTAATGATCTCCGTGCCGTCCACGGAGGCGTATAGCTGGGAAACGCTCAGCATACCTGAACACCTTAAACTGCTCCCGCAGCATACTCTCTCCGCTCTTAAAAGTACTGTTGCGCAGAAAGCCTCGGCTAGATGCTAGCGCCGCCGCAGCCGAAAGCAGTGCTGGACGCGCGGCCCAAGCCAAGGCCCTCGCAGATGAAGCCCGTCGATTAGCCCTCCGCAGCGCTGAATCCCTTCACGAGGGGCTGCACCGCGGCTGCCGCTAGCCCGGCGGACGCAGCGGATAAGAGGAAGAGCTGCCGCGGGCCGAAGAGGTCTGCCAGGTAGCCGGACAGAGCTGCTAAGGCGGCGCCGTAGATCGAGGAGAGGATGCTCTCGAACGCGAATAAGGCGGCTCGCTCAGTCTGGTCGCTGACGTCCATCAGCGCTTTGCTGTAAGCGATCCAGAAGGCGGGCCACACTGGGAGCACGAAGAAGACGGCGAAGATGTAGGGGCTGGGGGAGAGGTAGTAGCCTGTGTACAGGGCAAGCCAGCCGAGCCCGGCTAGCGCGAACATGCGGTTGACCGGGAGCCTGTCGGCCATCCTGCCGTACGGGATGGAGGCCAAGCCGAAGAGGGTTGTCACCGCGGAGAGAGCTGCCCAGCTCTCCGGGGAGCCGCCGAGGTAGCGGATGTAGTAGATCGCGAAGACGGGCCCGCTGAGCGCGCCCGGTAGGGACATCAGCAGGCGTGCGGTGAAGAGCCTCCAGAAGCTAGGTGGGATCCTCGGGAGCAGCTTTCCGCTGCTTTCAGGCTTCCCGCTGTTGGTCTCGGGGAGGAGCGTGATGAGGATGAGCGGAACCAGGTTGAGAGCTGCGGATACTCTCAAAGCGTTCCTGAAGCCTACTTGGGTGTAGAGGGCCCCTGACGCGAGACTGCCGAGGAAACCCCCGAGCACCGTCGCGGCGCTGTACCTGCCGAGAGCCTCCCCCCTCCTCTCCTTGAAGACCTCGGCTACGAGTGCTGAGAACGCTGCACCCCCGGCGCTGCCTGTGAGGGCTCCGGCTACCTGCACCGCGAAAGCCTGCTCAGCGCTCTCGACGAAGCTCAGCGCTAGGCTCGCTGCCCCGCTGGTTGCAATCGATATCTGCACGAATAGCTTCCTCCGGCCGCTCCTGTCGGAGAAGCGGGCCCAAAGGTAGCCCATGAGCACCGAGATCGCGCCGGGAACTTGCCCGATCAAGCCTGTCTGGAGGAAGCTGCCGTGCGTGAGCTCGAAGAGGAAGAGTCCGAAGAACGGAGCCACGAGGTTGCCCGCGAAGCTGGACGCGAAGCCGTATCCCATGAGAAGCTTCCGCGCCCGCCGGGTAGGTTCAGCCACGCTGCATGGGAGCTGCGGACAGCGTTTAAACATTTCCCTCGGTAGATAGAGGTATAAAGCAGGTGTGCGGTAGAGAGGTTATGGTCGAGGAGCTGCAAAGGAGGATTATCGAAGTCTACGAGAGCACGATACAGAGCGTTGTCGGCGTTTCCACCATCCGCCTCGTCGACATGCTCTTCGCTCAGGCGCCTGTCCGCGGCTGGGGCTCCGGCGTCATCGTCGACGAAAACCTCGTAGCCACGAACTCGCACGTAGTCGAGGGCTTCGAGAGGGTTGCCGTATCCTTCCACGACGGCTCCGCGAGCCACGCAGAAGTCCTCGCAGCCGACCCCCAGATCGACATCGCCTTCCTGGAAGCAGACACCAGCGGGCACAAGCCCGCGAAGCTGGGGGATAGCGGCAAGCTCAAGGTGGGTCAGTTCGTCATCGCGATTGGTAACCCCTTCGGGCAGGTACTCGGGGGACCCTCGCTCACTCTCGGAGTGGTGAGCGGGCTCGGCAGGACGCTGCACGTGGAGGGGAGGATCTACGAGAACCTGATCCAGACGGATGCCGCCGTGAACCCGGGCAACTCGGGCGGGCCTCTGATGAACCTTGACGGGGAGGTAGTCGGCATCACGACGGCGATGATCCCCTTCGCTCAGGGAATCGGTTTCGCGATCCCGATCAACGAGGTGAAGTACGCGCTAGAGCAGGTTAAGAGGCACGGCAGGATCCTCCGCCCCTGGATCGGAATCTACGGGCTCGACGTCAACCCGGCGGTCGCAGCTCAGCTCGGCCTCCCCGTGCAGAGAGGGGTGCTCGTCGTGAGAACTGTGCCGAGGGGGCCCGCGCACGCGGCAGGCGTTAGGCCCGGAGCCGTTATCCTCGCTGTGAACGGCGAACCCATCACGGGCGTCACAGACCTCCTCGCCGCGCTGCGGAAAGCGGGCGTCGGCTCCACGGTTAAGCTCCGCGTACTCTACAAAGGTTCAACCTTCAATGTAGACGTCGAAGTGGAGGAGGCCCCCTAGCCGCTGTACGGGAAAACAGAAAAAACATTATTTCGCGGGTTAAATGGCGATAGCGATTGTGAAGGAAGTGTCGACAGTGTAGTCTCCGGTAGCCCAGCCCCCGTACAGCTCCTCCCAGGTTGGTGACTGCCCAGCAACATCGTAAGCGTTAGAAGCGTAGTCATTTTCCGTGATCGTCCTCCCAGTCACGGGGTCGTAGGCGTTGTTCTTCCCGGGGTCCCATATGCCGCCGAAGCTGTTCGCGAACGTTATTACGGTAAGCCTCATCGGAGCCACTCCCTTGTAGATCCTCAAGCCGGGTAGCGCGGAGAGAGGTATTGACACCTCTATCACGCCGCTGGAAGCGTCGATGCTTAGAGAGCCTGTGAAGGTGGGGCTCCAGCTATGGTAGAAGACGAACGGCTTATCTCCCTTACCCAAGTTGATGCCGATTACCGCGTCCCACTTCCAAGGAAGTCTGGTATCGCTCCAGTCGGGTAGCCACTCGCTGAAGCCGTCAGTAGGGTCGTCAGGAGTGAAATCGATCGGCACCATGATGTAGGGGCAGTAGGGGTTCTGCAGCGTAGATAGCTTGAACCTTAAGCGCAGGTTAGCGCCATCGCTCCAGAGCGTGACTTCTCTGAGGTCTAGGTCGCTGGTGATAGGCCAGTTCCAGTCCGGGCGGTAGAACTTGTACTGGTCGTCCGCAGGATCGGAGACCGACCAGACCTTCCAGATCACTGTGCGCTTCGCGAGCGTGTTTGCGTAGCTTAACATCCTCTCAAGCTTGGGGGTTCCCGCGAAGACTCCGTTAGAGAGCTCGACAACCACGTAGGGGGCAACCTCCCGGATCCCCTTCGCCCAGCTACCGTAGACCTCATCCCAGGTTCTGGCCAGGCCGATGATATCGTACACGTTGGGAGCGTAGAAGTCTTCGCTGATGAAGATCCCTGTCCTGGGATCGTAGGCGTTGTTCTTCCCGGGGTCCCATATGCCGCCGTAGTCGTTCGCGAAAACCACCACTGTGAGCCTCACTTTACCGCTCTTCGGGAACCCCGGGAGGCTGGTGAGGGGGACTACAGCCTCTATGACGCCGCTGCTCTTATCCAAGGCGAGCTGGCCCGTGAAGGTGGGGTCCCAGCTATGGTAGAAGACGAACGGCTTATCTCCCTTACCCAAGTTGACACCAATGACCGCGTCCCACTTCCAGGCGAGCCTAGCGTCGCTCCAGTCGGGTAGCCACTCGCTGAAGCCGTCAGTAGGGTCGTCAGGAGTGAAATCGATCGGCACCATGATGTAGGGGCAGTACTCGCTCTTCAGAGTGGAGAGCTTAAACCTCAGGTAGAGGTTGCCCCCATCGCTGTAGAACCTCGCCTCCAGAAGGTCTAGGTCGCTGGTGATAGGCCAGTTCCAGTCCGGGCGGTAGAACTTGTACTGGTCGTCCGCAGGATCGGAGATGATAAGCTCTCCAGCGCTGACAGCGACGACCTCAGTAACGCCCGGAGGCTTCCCGACCCAGCTTCTTAAGAGGGATGGGGGCTGGGGCTCCGCTGCAGCGAGGGCGGCCATCGAGGCTGCGAGGACCAGCAGAGCTGCTAGAAGAGGCGCTGGCTTACCTCCCATACGGGAAGAAGTCTCCACTCGCTTATAA
This region of Thermofilum sp. genomic DNA includes:
- a CDS encoding aldehyde ferredoxin oxidoreductase C-terminal domain-containing protein, which gives rise to MPGGYTGKFAEIDLTRGTVREVTFPEEILRDYVGGRALGAWITWQRLKDKPWETVDPLGPDNVLVVLTGPVNGLYPGSRTCVTGKSPQSNGIVGSSAGSWFDAALKMAGWDGLIITGRATSPVYLWVFDDTIEIRDASKYWGKRVTESRNGILRELRSELDRKRPSRHHRPPAIALIGPAGENKCRNAAVIFDQEKAAGRGGYGAVMGSKNLKAIAVYGTKPLPEPADKTAWKTLFDALVARNIQRYEAYRRWGTARGLWQFGWWTASLCIRNWQDEWHERLEAGPHMYEHGLWVRVFWSRCWGCVQHCYKTAVVVEPGKHERLVSELPDYENQATQGSIGDIWDPDEICKNTTLCNELGFDTIGIGNTVAFAFELYEKGILTREDTGGLELKWGDANAWRAFHEMIAARKGIGAVFAEGQYRAALEIARRKNLPPEKVLYYAIQCKGIEWGAHGIRSTLDYTRWTITYAVSVQGGDHTSIASPRLEDFERGPIINDTAMFCSFTAPPIDHAAMWLTAVTGWSYSVDTLNTIALRTIMIQRAALLLGGPDVRWYDEATGRAIDENPGRMREEPLPSGPVKGRKVDPATFQAELKTYYETHGYDEKGIPKSEVLLALGLKDVDDALKKLRK
- a CDS encoding 4Fe-4S binding protein, with the translated sequence MSLTRREFAAFIAKFAVLTGIAAAIPAAASTPLNYRRPPGAVEEPVFKIVCVRCGRCVSVCPQKIVRQVSPLENLASAGTPVLVENGVCALDFECDKVCPTGALQLLPKEKAKMGTATIERDKCIGCGICIKVCMPIVEAISWEDPKKKDKAVVDPAKCLGCGACVPECPVEAISLSPEGAYRPQFRWPSR
- a CDS encoding 4Fe-4S binding protein; protein product: MSKPVEKRPLPKVVKRRKLKPLRYAIQTISFIVLVLLVPIGILAVPAGICAIPVGDLWRIDCLYGFLQRFFSSPLNVALWALVAFVAVPFLGSLLLGRVFCGLMCPVGTVLDLLGKVKRVNYLGKLKLNSKYNKYAVLASFTAASAVTGFPVFCTVCPVRGICTAYGSIKPVELTLAAVPVALEFSEKRAWCRYFCPIGGAIGLAGFRKTLGLRINPEKCIKCKACMRVCPTGAITDESLATGDISRTECIVCLRCYDVCMYDALKFGALPLRSAKSGRDIKASAQAV
- a CDS encoding twin-arginine translocase TatA/TatE family subunit; the protein is MQIGPTEILLVALLALLLFAPRKLPELAKAVREAADIIRGKSKEEESEEKK
- a CDS encoding SufD family Fe-S cluster assembly protein is translated as MSSERVRAALTKPAPFGVDVDLSKFRVGRAAIVSGEPDRLLAESARQRVGVELEKASYVQVGETVFARAMAAKLAKLGVVVKPLRRALEEDELPRKLAWSIIDPATDKYTAYAYSYGEELGYYVYVPPGVKVPWPIYTCLSLFTGEEVQFAHNIVYVDEGGEAVVTTGCLVPHGVKGGVHIGISEFFVARGAKLAFAMIHAWGEGVYVRPRTAVRVEEGGEYLSYYAVYSPVASLQTYPTVHLAEGARAKLVSVIAGIGSGEYDIGGRAVLEGPGASAELVSRVLAKGGAKVYSRAEVKATAPRAKGHIECLGVLMDSVSSIEAIPILSSTVQEVELSHEAAIGMIAGEKVEYLMSKGFTEEEARAILLRGFLSAEESALPEAVRPEVSRIIDYIVKHASG
- a CDS encoding ATP-binding cassette domain-containing protein; translated protein: MLSVSQLYASVDGTEIIKGVDLEVGEGEIHLLLGPNGAGKTTLLSAIAGLPRVRVTRGRIALGGVEVTGLPAYERARLGLVLAYQIPPELTGIPLGKLAAMLAERFGTKPHFEELASLLGLGHLLGRDAFRGFSGGERKRAEVFLTALLRPKVALLDEPDSGVDVDSVSLIAEAVRYMAAEFNSSVIVVTHTQMLASLLGSVPAHVLVDGRIACKGDAESLLDKLRKRGFGGVCEQ
- a CDS encoding MFS transporter, with amino-acid sequence MAEPTRRARKLLMGYGFASSFAGNLVAPFFGLFLFELTHGSFLQTGLIGQVPGAISVLMGYLWARFSDRSGRRKLFVQISIATSGAASLALSFVESAEQAFAVQVAGALTGSAGGAAFSALVAEVFKERRGEALGRYSAATVLGGFLGSLASGALYTQVGFRNALRVSAALNLVPLILITLLPETNSGKPESSGKLLPRIPPSFWRLFTARLLMSLPGALSGPVFAIYYIRYLGGSPESWAALSAVTTLFGLASIPYGRMADRLPVNRMFALAGLGWLALYTGYYLSPSPYIFAVFFVLPVWPAFWIAYSKALMDVSDQTERAALFAFESILSSIYGAALAALSGYLADLFGPRQLFLLSAASAGLAAAAVQPLVKGFSAAEG
- a CDS encoding trypsin-like peptidase domain-containing protein; its protein translation is MCGREVMVEELQRRIIEVYESTIQSVVGVSTIRLVDMLFAQAPVRGWGSGVIVDENLVATNSHVVEGFERVAVSFHDGSASHAEVLAADPQIDIAFLEADTSGHKPAKLGDSGKLKVGQFVIAIGNPFGQVLGGPSLTLGVVSGLGRTLHVEGRIYENLIQTDAAVNPGNSGGPLMNLDGEVVGITTAMIPFAQGIGFAIPINEVKYALEQVKRHGRILRPWIGIYGLDVNPAVAAQLGLPVQRGVLVVRTVPRGPAHAAGVRPGAVILAVNGEPITGVTDLLAALRKAGVGSTVKLRVLYKGSTFNVDVEVEEAP